One Paraburkholderia phytofirmans OLGA172 genomic window carries:
- the pgl gene encoding 6-phosphogluconolactonase, with the protein MIKLHAFDDQRAQSDALAKAVGDALHASLAAQAATPNTGARPATLAVSGGSSPRPFLQTLSTQSFDWARIAVTLVDDRWVPETDSASNSQLVHDTLLQNAAKHAAFWPLVDTAQDLNAHVAALNADPRFSSVPDVAILGMGEDGHTASIFADAPEWDYAITTAERFVAVHPGNAPHARVSWSLSALKEVKHLFLLIAGPRKRDVLNAAAASLQKNAISQLANDKGVTLDVYWCAN; encoded by the coding sequence GTGATCAAGCTTCACGCTTTCGACGATCAACGCGCCCAATCCGACGCGTTGGCGAAAGCGGTTGGCGACGCGTTACATGCGTCGCTCGCCGCACAAGCGGCCACGCCCAATACTGGCGCGCGCCCGGCAACGCTCGCAGTGTCCGGAGGCAGCAGTCCGCGTCCGTTCCTGCAGACGCTGTCCACGCAATCCTTCGACTGGGCGCGCATTGCCGTGACGCTGGTCGACGACCGCTGGGTGCCGGAAACGGACAGCGCAAGCAATTCGCAGCTCGTCCATGACACGCTGTTGCAGAACGCCGCGAAGCACGCTGCTTTCTGGCCGCTGGTCGACACGGCGCAAGACCTGAACGCGCACGTTGCCGCGCTGAACGCCGACCCGCGCTTTAGCTCGGTGCCGGACGTCGCGATTCTCGGCATGGGCGAAGACGGCCACACCGCGTCGATTTTCGCAGATGCGCCCGAATGGGACTATGCGATCACCACCGCCGAGCGCTTCGTCGCCGTGCACCCCGGCAACGCGCCGCATGCGCGCGTGAGCTGGTCGCTGTCCGCCCTGAAAGAAGTGAAGCACTTGTTTTTGCTGATCGCAGGACCGCGAAAGCGGGACGTGCTGAATGCCGCCGCCGCTTCGCTACAAAAAAATGCCATCTCGCAGTTGGCAAATGACAAGGGAGTGACACTCGATGTCTACTGGTGTGCAAACTAA
- the zwf gene encoding glucose-6-phosphate dehydrogenase — translation MQTDSSFTFVLFGGTGDLSMRKILPALYEAHRAGGMLADSGKIVAVARHVADRADYLEWVNEHVKPHVSKNGVDETAWASFLDRIEFVKIDLGKAEDFALLRDALSGRPGIRVFYLATGPSLFVPICRALASVGLNENSRIVLEKPLGYDLKSSNAINDAVGEIFAEEQIYRIDHYLGKEPVQNLLALRFGNVLFEPLWRREWVESIQITIAEELGVEARGDFYDNTGALRDMVQNHLLQLLSIVAMEPPHSMDSDSVRDEKLRVLRALKPIDPRDIGKVAVRGQYHSGVIRGSAVPAYATEPGVKPDSTTETFVAVKVEIENWRWAGVPFFLRTGKRLADRVAEIVVNFRAVPHSALGASALRGGANRLVIRLQPNETIRLYCLAKQPGEGMNLASVHLDLAFDRFFREGQMEAYQRLLLDVINGRLALFVRRDEQEAAWRWVEPILDEWAASHKPPKPYAAGTWGPAAASAMLAQHDTCWLEEEN, via the coding sequence ATGCAAACCGACTCAAGCTTCACCTTCGTTCTCTTCGGCGGAACCGGCGATCTGTCGATGCGCAAAATCTTGCCGGCACTGTATGAAGCGCACCGTGCAGGCGGCATGCTGGCCGACAGTGGCAAGATCGTCGCCGTGGCGCGGCATGTGGCTGATCGTGCCGACTACCTCGAATGGGTCAACGAGCACGTCAAGCCGCACGTGTCGAAGAACGGTGTGGATGAAACAGCATGGGCGAGCTTTCTCGACCGTATCGAGTTCGTGAAGATCGATCTGGGCAAGGCCGAAGACTTCGCGCTGCTGCGCGACGCCTTGAGCGGCCGCCCCGGCATTCGGGTGTTCTATCTGGCCACGGGTCCGTCGCTGTTCGTGCCGATCTGCCGCGCGCTGGCGTCGGTGGGGCTCAACGAAAATTCGCGCATCGTGCTGGAAAAGCCGCTCGGCTACGACCTCAAGTCGTCCAACGCAATTAATGATGCAGTCGGCGAAATCTTCGCTGAAGAACAGATCTACCGGATCGACCACTACCTCGGTAAAGAACCGGTGCAGAACCTGCTTGCGCTGCGTTTCGGCAATGTGCTGTTCGAACCGTTGTGGCGCCGTGAATGGGTGGAAAGCATTCAGATCACGATTGCCGAAGAGCTCGGCGTGGAAGCGCGCGGCGACTTCTACGACAACACCGGCGCATTGCGCGACATGGTGCAGAACCATTTGCTGCAACTGCTTTCCATCGTGGCGATGGAACCGCCTCACTCGATGGATTCCGACTCGGTACGTGACGAAAAGCTGCGCGTGCTGCGCGCGTTGAAGCCGATCGATCCGCGCGATATCGGCAAGGTCGCGGTGCGCGGCCAGTATCATTCGGGCGTGATCCGCGGCAGCGCGGTCCCGGCGTACGCTACCGAGCCCGGCGTGAAGCCGGACAGCACGACTGAAACCTTCGTTGCGGTGAAGGTGGAAATCGAAAACTGGCGCTGGGCCGGCGTGCCATTCTTCCTGCGCACGGGCAAACGTCTTGCCGACCGCGTCGCTGAGATCGTGGTGAATTTTCGTGCGGTGCCGCATTCGGCATTGGGCGCGTCCGCGTTGCGCGGCGGTGCGAACCGTCTCGTGATCCGTTTGCAGCCGAATGAAACCATTCGCCTCTACTGTCTCGCGAAGCAGCCCGGCGAAGGCATGAACCTCGCCAGCGTCCATCTCGACCTCGCGTTCGACCGGTTCTTCCGCGAAGGGCAGATGGAGGCGTATCAGCGCCTGTTGCTCGATGTCATCAATGGCCGCCTCGCGCTGTTTGTGCGGCGCGACGAGCAGGAAGCGGCATGGCGCTGGGTCGAACCGATCCTCGACGAATGGGCGGCGTCGCACAAGCCGCCCAAGCCGTATGCGGCAGGCACGTGGGGACCGGCCGCGGCGAGCGCGATGTTGGCGCAGCACGACACCTGCTGGCTCGAAGAAGAGAATTGA
- a CDS encoding ABC transporter substrate-binding protein, giving the protein MKFRAIMGALCAAGLMCGVSAVQAAESIEVLHWWTSGGESKAVGVLKDDMTKQGYTWKDFAVAGGAGAAAMTALKTQVISGNAPSAAQIKGPLIQDWASQGVLVPIDAAAGDWKKNLPPEIDKIMHADGHYVAAPFSVHRVNWLYINKAALDKAGGKVPTTWPEFFAVADKMKAAGIQPIAMGGQPWQDLTLWEDVVLSQGADFYKKALVDLDEKTLTSDKMVGVFDTVRKIQGYFDAGRTGRDWNLATAMVINGKAGMQFMGDWAKGEFANAGKKSGSDYICAAVPGTEKAYTFNVDSFVFFQQKGQKAATPGQLALAKTIMSPDFQEQFSLNKGSIPVRLGVSMIKFDDCAKKSYADEQVAIKSGGYVPSLAHGMAQPDAAAGAISDVVTKFMNSQQDSKTAVAALAKAAKTK; this is encoded by the coding sequence ATGAAATTTCGCGCGATCATGGGCGCTTTGTGCGCCGCAGGTCTGATGTGTGGCGTTTCGGCTGTGCAAGCTGCCGAGTCGATCGAAGTGCTGCACTGGTGGACTTCGGGCGGCGAATCGAAAGCCGTCGGCGTCCTCAAGGACGACATGACGAAGCAGGGTTACACGTGGAAGGACTTCGCGGTTGCTGGCGGTGCAGGTGCGGCTGCCATGACGGCACTCAAGACGCAGGTGATCTCGGGCAACGCGCCGAGCGCTGCGCAGATCAAGGGTCCGCTGATCCAGGACTGGGCTTCGCAAGGCGTGCTGGTGCCGATCGATGCAGCCGCTGGCGACTGGAAGAAGAATCTGCCGCCGGAAATCGACAAGATCATGCATGCGGACGGTCACTACGTTGCTGCACCGTTCTCGGTGCACCGCGTGAACTGGCTGTATATCAACAAGGCAGCGTTGGACAAGGCGGGCGGCAAGGTGCCGACCACGTGGCCTGAGTTCTTCGCGGTGGCCGACAAGATGAAGGCTGCGGGCATCCAGCCGATCGCGATGGGTGGTCAGCCGTGGCAAGACCTGACGCTGTGGGAAGACGTCGTGCTGTCGCAAGGCGCCGACTTCTATAAGAAGGCCCTGGTCGACCTCGACGAAAAGACGCTGACGTCGGACAAGATGGTCGGCGTGTTCGACACGGTCCGCAAGATCCAGGGTTACTTCGACGCGGGCCGCACGGGCCGTGACTGGAACCTGGCCACGGCCATGGTCATCAACGGCAAGGCCGGCATGCAGTTCATGGGCGACTGGGCCAAGGGTGAATTCGCCAACGCCGGCAAGAAGTCGGGCTCGGACTACATCTGTGCTGCGGTTCCGGGCACGGAAAAAGCTTACACGTTCAACGTCGACTCGTTCGTGTTCTTCCAGCAGAAGGGCCAGAAGGCTGCGACGCCGGGTCAACTGGCACTGGCCAAGACGATCATGTCGCCGGACTTCCAGGAGCAGTTCAGCCTGAACAAGGGCTCGATCCCGGTTCGTCTGGGTGTGTCGATGATCAAGTTCGACGACTGCGCGAAGAAGTCGTACGCGGATGAACAGGTGGCGATCAAGTCGGGCGGGTATGTGCCTTCGCTGGCACACGGCATGGCGCAACCGGATGCAGCAGCCGGCGCGATCTCCGACGTGGTCACGAAGTTCATGAACTCGCAGCAAGATTCGAAGACCGCGGTTGCCGCGCTCGCGAAGGCAGCGAAGACCAAGTAA
- a CDS encoding carbohydrate ABC transporter permease — translation MTASISGNGKTTASVTRRTSPMAALADRWIPKLVLAPSVVISLIFVYGFIAITGFLSLSNSRLMPRYEFVGLDRYRELFDNDVFWTSAANLGWFGIPFIGICIGLGLFLAILLDQQIRNEGALRAVFLYPMALSFIVTGTAWQWIMTPSVGLEKVFHDWGWTSFSFSWLGDPDKAIFCVVIAAVWQSTGFVMALFLAGLRGVDGEIFKAAQMDGAGLPTIYRKIVIPSMRPVFFSVLLILCHITIKTFDLVVALTAGGPGTSSSLPAIFMYTFSFNRGQLGVGAASSMMMLATVVAVLVPLMYLESRSTRNAA, via the coding sequence GTGACTGCTTCTATCAGCGGAAACGGGAAAACCACGGCTTCCGTGACCCGCCGCACGTCGCCGATGGCGGCCCTTGCCGACCGCTGGATTCCGAAGCTGGTGCTCGCACCCAGCGTCGTGATCAGTCTGATCTTCGTGTATGGCTTCATCGCTATTACCGGCTTTCTGTCGCTGTCGAATTCGCGACTGATGCCTCGTTATGAATTTGTCGGTCTCGATCGTTATCGCGAACTGTTCGATAACGATGTGTTCTGGACCTCGGCTGCCAACCTGGGCTGGTTCGGCATTCCGTTTATCGGTATCTGTATCGGCCTCGGCCTGTTCCTCGCGATCCTGCTCGATCAGCAGATCCGCAACGAAGGCGCGCTGCGCGCCGTATTCCTGTACCCGATGGCGCTCTCGTTCATCGTGACGGGTACGGCGTGGCAATGGATCATGACGCCGAGCGTCGGCCTCGAGAAAGTGTTTCACGACTGGGGCTGGACGAGCTTCTCGTTCAGCTGGCTCGGCGACCCCGACAAGGCGATTTTCTGCGTCGTGATCGCGGCGGTGTGGCAATCCACCGGCTTCGTGATGGCGCTGTTCCTCGCGGGTTTGCGCGGGGTCGACGGTGAAATCTTCAAGGCCGCGCAGATGGACGGCGCCGGCTTGCCCACCATCTATCGCAAGATCGTGATTCCGAGCATGCGCCCGGTGTTCTTCTCGGTGCTGCTGATTCTCTGCCACATCACGATCAAGACCTTCGACCTGGTTGTCGCGTTGACCGCGGGCGGTCCGGGTACGTCTTCATCGCTGCCGGCTATTTTCATGTACACGTTTTCGTTCAACCGCGGGCAGCTGGGCGTCGGCGCGGCATCGTCGATGATGATGCTCGCCACCGTTGTGGCCGTGCTCGTGCCGCTGATGTATCTGGAATCGAGGAGCACCCGCAATGCAGCCTAA
- a CDS encoding carbohydrate ABC transporter permease codes for MQPKMTISRAVIYAALILFALYFLFPLYVMLSTSFKDIDQLRSGNLLTPPTHWTIDPWIKAWSGACTGVRCDGMQPFFMNSVRMVIPAVLISSIIGAFNGYVLTHWRFRGADPIFTMILVGCFIPFQAILLPMARFEGLLGLSNSITGLVVVHVIYGIAFTTMFFRNFYVSIPAELVKAARIDGAGFFTIFTKILMPVSLPIFMVCLIWQFTQIWNDFLFGIVFSGVDSMPITVALNNLVNTSTGVKEYNVDMAGAIIAALPTLLVYIVAGRYFVRGLTAGAVKG; via the coding sequence ATGCAGCCTAAGATGACGATCAGCCGTGCCGTCATTTATGCGGCCTTGATTCTGTTTGCCCTGTATTTCCTGTTTCCGCTCTACGTGATGCTGTCCACGTCGTTCAAGGACATCGACCAGCTGCGCTCCGGCAACCTGCTCACGCCGCCTACTCACTGGACCATCGATCCCTGGATCAAGGCATGGAGCGGTGCGTGTACGGGTGTGCGCTGCGACGGCATGCAGCCGTTCTTCATGAACTCCGTGCGCATGGTGATTCCGGCCGTGCTGATCTCGTCGATCATCGGCGCGTTCAACGGCTATGTGCTCACGCATTGGCGCTTCCGCGGCGCGGATCCGATCTTCACGATGATCCTGGTCGGCTGCTTCATCCCGTTCCAGGCGATCCTGCTGCCGATGGCGCGTTTCGAAGGCTTGCTCGGCCTGTCGAATTCGATAACCGGTCTGGTGGTGGTGCACGTGATCTACGGTATCGCCTTCACCACGATGTTCTTCCGCAACTTCTACGTGAGCATTCCGGCTGAACTCGTGAAGGCCGCGCGGATCGACGGTGCCGGGTTCTTCACGATCTTCACGAAGATTTTGATGCCGGTGTCGCTGCCGATTTTCATGGTGTGCCTGATCTGGCAATTTACGCAGATCTGGAATGACTTCCTGTTCGGGATTGTGTTCTCCGGTGTCGATTCGATGCCGATCACGGTGGCGCTGAACAACCTCGTGAACACTTCGACCGGCGTGAAGGAATATAACGTGGACATGGCCGGCGCGATTATCGCCGCGTTGCCGACGCTGCTCGTCTACATCGTCGCCGGCCGCTATTTCGTGCGCGGTCTGACGGCGGGGGCCGTCAAGGGTTAG
- a CDS encoding ABC transporter ATP-binding protein, with protein MASLSIRDVYKTYPNGVPVLKGVNIDIEDGQFLILVGGSGCGKSTLLNMIAGLETVTKGEIQIDGKTVNNLSPKDRDIAMVFQSYALYPSMTVRENISFGLNIRKVPKQEQAQIVDRVSNTLQITHLLDRKPGQLSGGQRQRVAMGRALARDPVMFLFDEPLSNLDAKLRIEMRSEIKLLHQRLGTTIVYVTHDQIEAMTLGDRIAVMKDGIVQQFGAPQEIYDSPANLFVAGFIGAPPMNFIQGKLVEQGSGVGIELDTGTARNVLNLPFDSAKVKSHIGREVILGLRPERITDARGAHGDHANLQSIDVNVDVIEPTGPDTLVFAQVNGKRIVSRVHPASNPQPLSTTTLLFDASKAVLFDPSNEERIA; from the coding sequence ATGGCAAGCCTTTCCATCCGTGACGTGTACAAGACTTACCCGAACGGGGTGCCGGTTCTGAAGGGTGTCAACATCGACATCGAAGACGGCCAGTTCCTGATTCTCGTGGGCGGCTCGGGCTGCGGGAAATCGACGCTGCTCAATATGATCGCCGGCCTCGAAACCGTGACCAAGGGCGAGATCCAGATCGACGGCAAGACGGTGAACAACCTCTCGCCGAAGGATCGCGATATCGCGATGGTGTTCCAGTCGTACGCGCTGTATCCGTCGATGACGGTGCGCGAGAACATCTCGTTCGGCCTGAACATCCGCAAGGTGCCGAAGCAGGAGCAGGCGCAGATCGTCGACCGCGTGTCGAACACGCTGCAGATCACGCACTTGCTGGACCGCAAGCCGGGCCAGCTCTCCGGCGGTCAGCGTCAGCGCGTGGCCATGGGTCGTGCCCTCGCGCGCGATCCGGTGATGTTCCTGTTCGACGAACCGCTATCGAACCTCGACGCGAAACTGCGTATCGAGATGCGTTCGGAAATCAAGCTGCTGCATCAACGCCTCGGCACGACGATCGTCTATGTGACGCACGATCAGATCGAAGCGATGACGCTCGGCGACCGCATCGCGGTGATGAAAGATGGCATCGTCCAGCAGTTCGGCGCGCCGCAAGAGATCTACGATTCGCCGGCCAATCTGTTCGTGGCCGGGTTCATCGGCGCGCCGCCGATGAACTTCATCCAGGGCAAGCTGGTGGAGCAGGGTTCGGGCGTCGGCATCGAGCTGGATACGGGCACGGCGCGCAATGTGTTGAACCTGCCGTTCGACTCGGCCAAGGTGAAGTCGCACATTGGGCGCGAAGTGATTCTCGGCCTGCGCCCTGAGCGGATCACCGACGCACGCGGTGCGCATGGCGACCACGCGAACCTGCAGTCGATCGACGTGAATGTCGACGTGATCGAGCCGACCGGTCCTGACACGCTGGTGTTCGCGCAGGTGAACGGCAAGCGCATTGTGAGCCGCGTGCACCCGGCTTCGAATCCGCAGCCCTTGTCGACTACGACATTGTTGTTCGATGCGTCGAAGGCGGTGTTGTTCGATCCGTCCAATGAAGAGCGGATTGCCTGA
- a CDS encoding LysR family transcriptional regulator translates to MDRFEAMEIFTRVVEANSFTKVSESLDLPRAKVSRTIQALEEHVGVRLLNRSTRQVSVTEDGALFYERCVRILAEVTDAESSLSNKRENPSGTIRVDTSGTLARALLLPALDDFYLQYPEIDVRLGLADRNIDLIQDGVDCVIRMGTPEESSLVARRIGQAKIVTCASPAYLEKYGTPTTLDELSEHRAVNYISARSGKTFPFEYEVDGEIVKVALKSVLAVNDGSVYIGAGALGHGIIQPSRFMVADLIAQGALTEILTAYTSPGTPLSILYAHRRNLSSRLRAFTEWVTELARSNPDLRITDV, encoded by the coding sequence ATGGACCGCTTCGAAGCGATGGAGATATTTACGCGTGTGGTCGAAGCGAACAGCTTCACCAAAGTATCCGAATCGCTCGACCTACCACGCGCCAAAGTCAGCCGCACCATTCAGGCTCTCGAAGAGCACGTCGGTGTGCGGCTGCTGAACCGTTCGACGCGGCAGGTCAGCGTCACCGAAGACGGCGCGCTCTTCTATGAGCGTTGCGTACGCATCCTCGCGGAAGTCACCGACGCCGAATCGTCGCTGTCGAACAAGCGCGAAAATCCAAGCGGCACGATTCGCGTCGATACGTCCGGCACGCTCGCCCGTGCGCTGCTGCTGCCCGCGCTCGACGACTTTTACCTGCAATACCCCGAGATCGACGTGCGGCTCGGGCTGGCGGATCGCAATATCGATCTGATTCAGGACGGGGTGGATTGCGTGATCCGCATGGGCACGCCGGAAGAGTCGAGTCTCGTGGCGCGGCGCATCGGCCAGGCGAAGATCGTGACCTGCGCGTCGCCCGCCTATCTGGAGAAATACGGCACGCCAACCACGCTCGACGAGCTGAGCGAGCATCGCGCGGTCAACTACATTTCCGCGCGCAGCGGCAAGACCTTTCCGTTCGAATACGAAGTGGACGGCGAGATCGTCAAGGTTGCGTTGAAGAGCGTGCTCGCGGTGAACGACGGCAGCGTCTACATCGGCGCGGGCGCGCTCGGCCACGGCATTATCCAGCCGTCGCGCTTCATGGTTGCGGATCTGATCGCGCAAGGCGCGCTCACGGAAATCCTCACGGCCTACACGAGCCCTGGCACGCCACTGTCGATTTTGTACGCGCATCGCCGCAATCTGAGTTCACGGCTTCGCGCCTTCACCGAGTGGGTCACCGAGCTGGCGCGAAGCAATCCGGATCTGCGCATTACGGACGTTTGA
- a CDS encoding trimeric intracellular cation channel family protein gives MHPRLTLALTIMEALALFAYAISGFIEARTRRLDAVGTFLVAIATAFGGGTLRDVLLERRPFYWVEHQAYLIAIFVMSLFAPTLLKMTSRLLSERVLLAADAVGLGLFSIAGTSIAHDAQMPWFTSVMMGVLTGVFGGVIRDVLCNEVPLILRDSRPYATCAFVGCWLYVLLDYMNVDTVYGVLIATAFILLARLVTFRFNVRLPH, from the coding sequence ATCCATCCGAGGCTGACGTTGGCGCTGACCATCATGGAGGCGCTGGCGCTTTTCGCGTACGCGATTTCCGGGTTTATCGAAGCCCGAACCCGACGGCTCGATGCGGTGGGGACCTTCCTCGTGGCAATCGCGACGGCCTTCGGCGGCGGTACGTTGCGCGACGTGCTGCTCGAACGGCGGCCCTTCTACTGGGTCGAACATCAGGCGTATCTGATCGCGATCTTCGTGATGTCCCTGTTTGCGCCGACACTATTGAAGATGACGTCGCGCCTGCTCTCCGAGCGGGTCTTGCTGGCGGCCGATGCCGTGGGACTCGGCTTGTTCAGCATTGCCGGCACGTCGATCGCGCACGACGCGCAGATGCCGTGGTTCACGTCGGTGATGATGGGGGTGTTGACAGGCGTATTCGGCGGCGTGATCCGCGACGTGCTGTGCAACGAGGTGCCGCTGATTTTGCGCGATTCGCGGCCGTATGCGACATGCGCTTTCGTGGGGTGTTGGCTGTACGTGCTGCTGGACTATATGAACGTCGATACGGTGTACGGCGTGTTGATCGCCACCGCCTTCATCCTGCTCGCAAGACTGGTGACGTTCCGGTTCAACGTCCGCCTGCCTCACTAA
- a CDS encoding Smr/MutS family protein — translation MPKNQPHPSEPKRARAIARPAPEVAAPIAKPKIEPAAGLAGLGALRDALKGDTQRRERERAAAAAAQREASADADLFRREIGAVAPLAVPPRASLPRNPPSPLPVQTRLDEEAVLHEAISDEFDPEILLETDETLSYCRPGVSQEVVRKLRRGDWIVQAQIDLHGMRREEAREALAEFIRESVKRGLRCLRVIHGKGLGSIGKEPVLKGKVRAWLVQKSEVIAFCQARPHDGGAGAVVVLLQPGALPASPRS, via the coding sequence ATGCCGAAGAATCAGCCCCACCCTAGCGAACCGAAGCGCGCCCGTGCCATTGCCAGGCCCGCGCCCGAGGTGGCTGCACCCATCGCCAAACCGAAGATCGAACCGGCCGCCGGTCTAGCCGGCCTCGGCGCGTTGCGCGATGCGTTAAAGGGCGACACGCAACGGCGTGAACGCGAGCGCGCGGCCGCAGCGGCGGCGCAGCGCGAAGCCTCGGCGGACGCCGATCTGTTTCGTCGCGAGATCGGCGCGGTTGCGCCGCTGGCGGTCCCGCCGCGCGCCAGCTTGCCGCGCAATCCCCCGTCGCCGCTGCCGGTGCAAACCAGACTCGACGAAGAAGCGGTGCTGCACGAAGCGATCTCCGACGAGTTCGATCCCGAGATCCTGCTCGAAACCGACGAAACGCTGTCCTATTGCCGGCCCGGTGTCAGTCAGGAGGTCGTGCGAAAACTGCGGCGTGGCGATTGGATCGTGCAGGCGCAAATCGATCTGCACGGCATGCGTCGCGAGGAAGCACGCGAGGCGTTGGCCGAGTTCATTCGCGAATCGGTGAAACGTGGCCTGCGGTGTTTGCGTGTGATTCACGGCAAAGGCCTCGGGTCGATCGGTAAAGAACCGGTATTGAAGGGCAAAGTGCGCGCGTGGCTCGTGCAGAAGTCCGAGGTGATTGCGTTCTGTCAGGCACGTCCGCATGACGGCGGCGCGGGTGCGGTGGTCGTGCTGTTGCAGCCGGGCGCATTGCCGGCTTCCCCCAGGTCCTGA
- the trxB gene encoding thioredoxin-disulfide reductase has protein sequence MPATSTKHAKVLILGSGPAGYTAAVYAARANLSPVLVTGLAQGGQLMTTTDVENWPADAHGVQGPELMTRFLEHAERFNTEIIFDHIHTAKLDEKPIRLIGDSGEYTCDSLIISTGASAQYLGLPSEELFMGKGVSACATCDGFFYKQQHVAVIGGGNTAVEEALYLSGIAKKVTVIHRRDKFRAEPILIDRLLAKEKEGVVEIKWNSTLDEVTGDQSGVTGLRIKNTKNGDTTDIALQGIFVAIGHKPNTDIFAGQLEMKNGYIITKGGLNGFATATSVPGVFAAGDVQDHVYRQAITSAGTGCMAALDAQRYLETIEEIGEHVMSAEADR, from the coding sequence ATGCCCGCAACTTCCACGAAACACGCCAAAGTTCTGATTCTCGGTTCCGGTCCCGCCGGCTACACGGCAGCGGTCTACGCGGCACGCGCCAACCTGTCTCCGGTGCTCGTCACGGGTCTCGCCCAGGGCGGCCAGCTGATGACCACGACCGACGTCGAAAACTGGCCTGCCGACGCCCACGGCGTGCAAGGCCCGGAACTGATGACGCGTTTTCTGGAGCACGCCGAGCGCTTCAACACGGAAATCATTTTCGACCATATCCATACGGCCAAGCTGGATGAGAAGCCGATTCGCCTGATCGGCGATTCGGGCGAATATACCTGCGACTCGCTGATCATCTCGACCGGCGCATCGGCACAGTATCTCGGCCTGCCGTCCGAAGAATTGTTCATGGGCAAGGGCGTGTCGGCTTGCGCCACCTGCGACGGTTTCTTCTACAAGCAACAACATGTGGCCGTGATCGGCGGCGGCAATACCGCGGTCGAAGAAGCTCTTTATCTTTCCGGCATCGCCAAGAAGGTGACGGTGATCCATCGCCGCGACAAGTTCCGTGCCGAACCGATCCTGATCGACCGTCTGCTGGCGAAGGAAAAGGAAGGCGTGGTCGAGATCAAGTGGAACAGCACGCTCGACGAAGTGACCGGCGACCAGTCCGGCGTGACCGGCCTGCGTATCAAGAACACGAAAAACGGCGACACCACGGATATCGCGCTGCAAGGCATCTTCGTCGCGATCGGCCACAAGCCGAACACGGACATTTTCGCAGGTCAGCTGGAGATGAAGAACGGCTACATCATCACCAAGGGCGGCCTGAACGGTTTCGCAACGGCCACCAGCGTGCCGGGCGTGTTCGCGGCGGGCGACGTGCAGGATCATGTCTATCGTCAGGCGATCACCAGTGCAGGCACGGGCTGTATGGCCGCGCTCGACGCGCAGCGTTATCTGGAAACCATCGAAGAGATTGGCGAGCACGTCATGAGCGCCGAAGCCGACCGTTGA